Proteins from one bacterium genomic window:
- a CDS encoding alpha/beta hydrolase: MGAPPASSSSDVRVVNDITYYKGNPIDAVAHMLDLYLPREGKDWPVVVLIHGGAWFAGNKRYVAPLAMELARNGIAVASANYRLTPRVRHPGHVKDVARAIAWVRRNIDRYDGNPDALFLAGHSAGGHLVSLVALDRGYLGEHGIDPDTDIAGVMPISGVYEIDTDVLEPAFGNDRDDWRDASPIEHVHPSAPPFFVFFAEHEMQGDIPLVAQAGDFFDALIDEGVPAYIREIRGANHDTIVTQTNGPAGTTAKEMVKFVEQYE, translated from the coding sequence ATGGGTGCGCCGCCGGCGTCGTCTTCGTCCGACGTTCGCGTCGTCAATGACATCACGTATTACAAGGGCAACCCCATCGACGCGGTTGCGCACATGCTCGATCTCTACCTGCCGCGCGAGGGCAAGGACTGGCCCGTCGTCGTCCTGATTCACGGCGGCGCGTGGTTTGCCGGCAACAAGCGCTACGTCGCGCCGCTGGCGATGGAGTTGGCGCGAAACGGCATCGCGGTCGCCAGCGCGAACTACCGCCTGACGCCGCGCGTGCGCCACCCGGGCCACGTGAAGGATGTCGCGCGCGCGATCGCGTGGGTGCGGCGAAACATCGACCGCTACGACGGCAACCCGGACGCGCTGTTTCTCGCCGGGCATTCGGCCGGCGGGCATCTGGTGTCGCTCGTCGCGCTCGATCGCGGCTATCTAGGTGAGCACGGCATCGACCCGGACACGGACATCGCGGGCGTGATGCCGATCTCCGGCGTGTACGAGATTGACACCGACGTGCTCGAGCCCGCGTTCGGCAATGATCGCGACGATTGGCGCGACGCGTCGCCCATCGAGCACGTGCATCCCAGCGCGCCGCCGTTTTTCGTCTTCTTCGCCGAGCACGAGATGCAAGGCGACATCCCGCTCGTCGCGCAGGCGGGGGATTTCTTTGACGCGCTCATCGACGAGGGCGTGCCGGCGTATATCCGCGAGATTCGCGGCGCGAACCACGACACCATCGTGACGCAGACAAACGGCCCGGCGGGCACGACCGCGAAGGAGATGGTGAAGTTCGTCGAGCAATATGAGTAA